From the Neoarius graeffei isolate fNeoGra1 chromosome 1, fNeoGra1.pri, whole genome shotgun sequence genome, one window contains:
- the LOC132892023 gene encoding uncharacterized protein LOC132892023: MGPAQRTGEVTHTPDDTHTHRQEHSHNVKHISSSTCMQQQDYTETPVQIDTPEVALSLLKYTTTPFSKLPCIPLTVCGYVLTFLVDSGAGHSVIQHGVLPVDPPLSSNSIQTVGISGQPVTETFSVNLPCESEGGIVTSHSFLISHTCPVNLLARDLMCKLGVNLMSTPDGLTIEVSEMCGVQYGFGSPLYVYVWRLCSDQLTQTPKHLVQLARLNTSSADTDYMKEEDLHCTAHVHQGQDVEFEKAWFADPHTRERLTLKTTYWSKHYCAVQVHFTRCPNSCINALRSVLKHVIHGLMTEDSEVDCCQHDFFDIINSIPHVSLAKLRAAHWKDVGKWVKKCAANDNEWS; the protein is encoded by the coding sequence atgggccctgcacagagaacaggggaggtaacacacacacctgatgatacacatacacatagacaggagcattcacataacgttaaacacattagtagcagcacctgcatgcaacagcaagactacacagaaacgccagtccaaatagatacacctgaagttgcattaagtttgttaaaatacacaactactcccttctctaaactcccttgtattcccctcactgtatgtgggtatgtgttaacctttttagtagattctggagcaggacactcagtgatacaacatggggtacttccagtagacccaccgctcagctcaaattctattcagacagtgggcatctcaggacaacctgtaaccgaaactttctcagtcaacctcccatgtgaaagcgagggaggaatagttacatcccactcatttctcatctcacatacatgtccagtaaatttgttagcacgtgatttaatgtgcaaattaggagtaaatctcatgtccactccagatgggctaactattgaagtaagtgaaatgtgcggtgtgcagtatgggtttggaagccccctgtatgtgtatgtctggcggctctgctcagatcaactcacacaaactccaaaacaccttgtacagctcgcacgcttgaacacctcatcagctgacacagattatatgaaagaggaagatttgcattgcacagcacatgttcaccaagggcaagatgtagagtttgaaaaggcttggtttgcagacccccacacacgtgaaagattgaccctcaaaactacatattggtctaaacattattgtgctgtgcaggtccattttactcgttgtccaaacagctgcatcaatgctcttcgcagtgttctcaaacatgttatacatgGCCTCAtgacagaggactctgaggttgactgctgccaacatgatttctttgacatcattaattctataccccatgtctcattagcaaaactgcgagccgcccattggaaagacgtggggaagtgggtcaagaagtgtgcagccaatgacaatgaatggtcctga